Genomic segment of Nitrospirota bacterium:
AACGTCTTCGCTTCCAGCCCGGAGCCGGATTGGGGCGTCTTCGTCACGCGCATCCAGGAAACCGACGCCCGCCTGCGGCTGGCCGGCCTGCACCTGCGGCTGCATCGAGCCCCGACGGAAGGGAGCGTGTCCGCCCGCATCGCCCAGGCCGGGTTGAGCTATTACGACCCCTTCACCGGCCTGCCGATGCTCTGGAACCAGGAGACCGGACGGATTTACTCGGCGGGCCGGGACAAGCGGGACGACGGGGGGGACGACGAGCGGGACCTGACGCTCACGATCACGCTCCAGACGACGACCGCCGCTTCCGCCCAACCCGCACCTCCGGCCAAGAAGCGCCCAGCCCGTCGCTCATAGCGATCGCCCGCCCCACGCCGGATCTGCCTCATTGCAGCCTGCCCTTTCTCACGACCGGTAGCGGATCTTCAACGCCAAGATGGTTCCCGCCAGCACCAGGGTGACGGTGTTCGCCAGGATCACCGGCAGGGATCGAATGAAGAGCCCGTACAGCAGCCAGAGGAAGACGCCGGTGCAGAAGGTGATCAGCATGCCCAGCGAGACGTCCTCCGCGGACCGGGACCGCCAGGTCTTGAGCAGTTGCGGGATGAAGGCGATCGTCGTCAAGGTCCCGGCCGCCAGCCCCGTGAGCATGATCCAATCCATGTCCGGTCTTCTCCCGCTCTGAATAGGCTGTAAGGTCGTGGGAGGATAGACGGTTTACTCTCGCGGCACAAGCGCCGGCGAGAATCAAGCGTGCAGGCAGAGGGCACGCTGAGACAGAGGGGGGCAACCGTGCATGGCGGCTGACCGTTGGATTAGGCGGCTCGGCCCGGTGAAGCCTTCGTTCGGACCAGGAGATCCACGTCGCAA
This window contains:
- a CDS encoding SemiSWEET transporter; the encoded protein is MDWIMLTGLAAGTLTTIAFIPQLLKTWRSRSAEDVSLGMLITFCTGVFLWLLYGLFIRSLPVILANTVTLVLAGTILALKIRYRS